One Halovivax ruber XH-70 genomic region harbors:
- a CDS encoding helix-turn-helix domain-containing protein, whose translation MSIFGKFHVPSSAFALHETLTAVPEMAIEIERVVVTDEVLTPYFWISGVSPSAFETAARDDQTIQQIKKLDEFADSALYRAEWTAQVQSVLYAYTEIEAVILEATGTDQRWELRIRFDDRDQLGAFQDYCERHRIAFSLQQLTQLSQPKTGGQYGLTPKQQEALVAAWEAGYFETPKEAALTDVADELGITQQSLSKRLQRANQALIGNTLVVSAEYAAPDAPDPDLKH comes from the coding sequence GTGAGTATCTTCGGCAAATTCCACGTTCCGTCATCGGCGTTCGCCCTCCACGAAACGCTCACGGCGGTGCCGGAAATGGCGATCGAGATCGAACGCGTCGTGGTCACGGACGAGGTGCTGACGCCGTACTTTTGGATTTCGGGCGTCTCACCCAGTGCGTTCGAGACGGCAGCGCGTGACGATCAAACGATCCAGCAAATCAAGAAGTTGGACGAGTTCGCCGACTCGGCACTCTACCGTGCGGAGTGGACGGCGCAGGTCCAGTCGGTCCTGTACGCGTACACCGAAATCGAGGCCGTGATCCTGGAGGCAACGGGGACCGACCAGCGGTGGGAGCTTCGCATTCGCTTCGACGACCGCGACCAGCTCGGTGCCTTTCAGGACTACTGTGAGAGACACCGGATCGCGTTCAGTCTGCAGCAACTCACCCAGCTATCGCAGCCGAAAACCGGTGGTCAGTATGGGTTGACACCGAAACAGCAGGAGGCGCTGGTCGCAGCATGGGAGGCCGGCTACTTCGAGACACCAAAGGAAGCGGCGCTCACGGACGTCGCGGACGAACTCGGAATTACGCAACAGTCGCTCTCGAAGCGCCTTCAGCGGGCGAACCAGGCGTTGATCGGAAATACGCTGGTCGTCTCCGCGGAGTACGCGGCGCCCGATGCTCCCGACCCCGACTTGAAACACTGA
- a CDS encoding class I SAM-dependent methyltransferase, with product MREFSAEYLRRTREGMWDDSREALRGLSLDDRERVLDVGCGTGELSRVLDSESPDDCEVIGCDVDVGLLSRASGHVPVVAGDATRLPFADDSFDLVVCQALLINLPDPAAAVSEFARVSSDLVAAIEPDNGAVTIESSVDDESGLATRAREAYLDGVPTDVTLGAEASDAFATADLDVVRTARYDHDRSIEPPYDESAVRSAKRKASGEGLADDRETLLAGALTPDEYDDLRAAWREMGRTVVHQMVDRSYRRTETVPFHVTVGRVRA from the coding sequence GTGCGCGAGTTCTCCGCCGAGTACCTTCGCCGGACGCGCGAAGGGATGTGGGACGATTCGCGGGAGGCACTGCGGGGCCTCTCGCTCGACGACCGCGAACGCGTGCTGGACGTGGGGTGCGGGACGGGTGAACTGAGCCGCGTCCTCGACTCCGAGAGTCCGGACGACTGTGAGGTGATCGGCTGCGACGTCGACGTCGGACTCCTCTCCAGAGCGAGTGGCCACGTCCCCGTCGTCGCTGGCGACGCCACGCGACTCCCGTTTGCGGACGATTCGTTCGATCTCGTGGTCTGTCAGGCGCTGCTGATCAACCTTCCCGATCCGGCCGCCGCCGTCTCCGAGTTCGCCCGCGTCTCGTCGGACCTCGTCGCGGCGATCGAACCCGACAACGGCGCCGTCACGATCGAGTCGAGCGTCGACGACGAATCGGGGCTCGCAACCCGCGCTCGGGAAGCCTATCTCGACGGCGTGCCGACCGACGTCACCCTCGGTGCGGAAGCCAGCGACGCGTTCGCTACCGCGGACCTCGACGTCGTGCGGACGGCCCGATACGACCACGATCGTTCGATCGAACCGCCGTACGACGAGTCCGCGGTGCGATCGGCGAAGCGAAAGGCCTCCGGCGAGGGACTGGCCGACGACCGAGAGACCCTGCTCGCCGGCGCGTTGACACCGGACGAGTACGACGACCTCCGGGCGGCGTGGCGCGAGATGGGGCGAACCGTCGTCCACCAGATGGTCGATCGATCCTATCGGCGGACCGAGACGGTCCCGTTTCACGTGACGGTTGGACGCGTTCGAGCGTGA
- the ftsZ gene encoding cell division protein FtsZ, with protein MQDIVQDALENAEAEARDMDVSMDDDEFGDPRIVIIGAGGAGNNTINRLYNIGVEGADTIAINTDKQHLKMIEADTKILVGKSLTNGLGAGGDPSMGERATEMAQSTIKDVLGDADLVFVTAGMGGGTGTGAAPVAAKIAKEQGAIVVGMVSTPFNVERARTVKAEEGLEKLREQADSIIVLDNNRLLDYVPNLPIGKAFSVMDQIIAETVKGISETITQPSLINLDYADMSTIMNQGGVAVMLVGETQDKNKTEEVVKDAMNHPLLDVDYRGASGGLVHITGGPDLTLKEAEGIADNITERLEASANVIWGARIQENYKGKVRVMAIMTGVQSAQVLGPTTQKQADKSRRSIEGVNDADFDASNNVEAKSEANYGAHSDGGREQVERNNGVDVIR; from the coding sequence ATGCAGGACATCGTTCAGGACGCCCTCGAAAACGCCGAAGCGGAAGCCCGGGACATGGACGTCTCGATGGACGACGACGAGTTCGGTGACCCGCGGATCGTCATCATCGGGGCCGGCGGTGCCGGTAACAACACCATCAACCGGCTGTACAACATCGGCGTCGAAGGGGCCGACACGATCGCGATCAACACGGACAAACAGCACCTGAAGATGATCGAGGCCGACACGAAGATCCTCGTCGGCAAGTCGCTGACGAACGGCCTCGGTGCCGGTGGCGACCCCTCGATGGGTGAACGAGCGACCGAGATGGCCCAGAGTACCATCAAGGACGTCCTCGGTGACGCCGACCTCGTCTTCGTCACCGCCGGGATGGGCGGTGGGACGGGCACCGGTGCGGCGCCCGTCGCCGCGAAGATCGCCAAAGAGCAGGGCGCAATCGTCGTCGGGATGGTCTCGACGCCGTTCAACGTCGAACGTGCCCGCACGGTCAAGGCCGAGGAGGGCCTGGAGAAGCTGCGCGAACAGGCCGACTCGATCATCGTCCTCGACAACAACCGACTGCTCGACTACGTCCCGAACCTGCCGATCGGCAAGGCGTTCTCGGTGATGGACCAGATCATCGCCGAGACGGTCAAGGGGATCTCCGAGACGATCACCCAGCCGAGCCTGATCAACCTGGACTACGCGGACATGTCCACGATCATGAATCAGGGTGGCGTCGCGGTGATGCTCGTCGGCGAGACACAGGACAAGAACAAGACCGAAGAGGTGGTCAAGGACGCGATGAACCACCCGCTGTTAGACGTCGACTACCGCGGCGCCTCCGGTGGACTCGTCCACATCACCGGCGGTCCCGACCTCACGCTGAAAGAGGCCGAGGGCATCGCGGACAACATCACCGAGCGCCTCGAGGCCAGCGCAAACGTCATCTGGGGTGCCCGGATTCAGGAGAACTACAAGGGCAAGGTCCGCGTCATGGCGATCATGACCGGCGTCCAGTCCGCACAGGTCCTCGGTCCGACGACCCAGAAGCAGGCCGACAAGTCCCGTCGGAGCATCGAAGGCGTCAACGACGCAGACTTCGACGCGAGCAACAACGTCGAAGCCAAAAGCGAGGCCAACTACGGCGCCCACAGCGACGGTGGCCGCGAACAGGTCGAACGGAACAACGGCGTCGACGTCATCCGGTAA
- a CDS encoding DUF7095 family protein encodes MSLEREAAVDRLETLIETVDSGPMPVPVREVWVYGDLALGMDPIDRLDVYLTKDILLENDEARDQAYYDKHGVRGVGTAVDADWADEFPDAVRANDHGHVAPERCLAAHLLDDDEPIHLEVCNTSFEDNVTQRLRGARLREDYTQLLDPRGVCLWVDGTWSSEAFEKLRESAFAMPTLSASLEMLGMDESAANEAAAAVHAWREDQDGVTVRGDVV; translated from the coding sequence ATGAGTCTCGAACGTGAGGCGGCGGTCGATCGCCTCGAGACGCTGATCGAGACGGTCGACAGTGGGCCGATGCCGGTGCCAGTCCGCGAGGTGTGGGTCTACGGCGACCTCGCGCTCGGGATGGACCCGATCGATCGACTCGACGTCTACCTCACGAAGGACATCCTCCTCGAGAACGACGAAGCGCGCGACCAGGCGTATTACGACAAACACGGCGTTCGTGGCGTCGGAACCGCCGTGGACGCCGACTGGGCCGACGAGTTCCCAGACGCCGTCCGGGCGAACGACCACGGCCACGTCGCGCCGGAACGGTGTCTGGCGGCACACTTGCTGGACGACGACGAGCCGATCCACCTGGAGGTCTGTAATACCTCCTTCGAGGACAACGTCACCCAGCGCCTGCGCGGTGCTCGACTTCGCGAGGACTACACGCAGTTACTCGACCCCCGCGGGGTCTGCCTCTGGGTCGACGGGACGTGGTCGTCGGAGGCGTTCGAGAAGCTCAGAGAGAGCGCGTTCGCGATGCCGACGCTGTCGGCGTCACTCGAGATGCTCGGCATGGACGAGTCGGCAGCGAACGAGGCCGCGGCGGCGGTCCACGCCTGGCGTGAGGATCAGGACGGCGTGACGGTTCGCGGCGACGTGGTTTAG
- a CDS encoding deoxyribonuclease IV, translated as MKVGAHVSISGSRVSSDEETPPYDDIRNAVPRQLAFGGNCGQIFTTSPQVWAEPEIDDEAAEGFRAKSDAELDGPWVIHSAYLVNLCTPKDDLREKSLSSLQAELDAAEKLGVPYVNTHLGAHTGAGVEGGLDNAASAIDELDVPDGVTLLVESDAGSGTKLGGEFSHLAGIIDRTDTDIGICIDTAHTLVAGNDLTTPEAVDETVERFDDEVGLEYLEYIHLNDSKHDVGTHKDEHALIGEGYIGEDGISAIVNHPELRDLPFALETPTEDGRGFSWNIAKTKELREN; from the coding sequence ATGAAGGTAGGCGCACACGTCTCCATCTCCGGATCGCGCGTCTCCTCCGACGAGGAGACCCCACCGTACGACGACATCCGCAACGCCGTCCCGCGCCAGCTGGCGTTCGGCGGCAACTGCGGCCAGATCTTCACCACGTCGCCACAGGTCTGGGCCGAACCCGAGATCGACGACGAGGCAGCCGAGGGCTTTCGGGCGAAATCCGACGCTGAACTCGACGGACCGTGGGTGATTCACTCGGCGTACCTCGTCAACCTCTGTACGCCCAAAGACGACCTTCGCGAGAAGTCACTCTCGTCGCTGCAAGCCGAACTCGACGCGGCCGAAAAACTCGGCGTTCCGTACGTAAACACGCATCTCGGCGCCCACACGGGCGCTGGTGTCGAGGGTGGGCTGGACAACGCCGCGAGTGCGATCGACGAACTCGACGTGCCCGACGGCGTCACGCTCCTCGTCGAATCCGACGCCGGCAGCGGCACCAAGCTCGGCGGCGAGTTCTCCCACCTCGCGGGGATCATCGACCGGACCGACACCGACATCGGCATCTGCATCGACACGGCCCACACGCTCGTCGCCGGCAACGACCTCACGACGCCCGAAGCCGTCGACGAGACGGTCGAGCGCTTCGACGACGAAGTCGGCCTCGAGTACCTGGAGTACATCCACCTGAACGACTCGAAACACGACGTCGGCACGCACAAGGACGAACACGCCCTCATCGGCGAGGGCTACATCGGCGAGGACGGGATCAGCGCCATCGTCAACCACCCCGAACTACGCGATCTACCGTTCGCCCTCGAGACGCCGACCGAAGACGGCCGCGGCTTCTCGTGGAACATCGCGAAGACGAAAGAACTGCGCGAGAACTGA
- a CDS encoding 50S ribosomal protein L15e, with product MARSFYSHIKEAWKNPGDGKLGELQWQRKQEWRKQGAIERIERPTRLDKARELGYKAKQGIVLTRVSVRKGTARKERFTAGRRSKRQGVNRIGRRKNIQRIGEERVSRKYPNLRVLASYWVGEDGSQKWFEVILVDPEHPAIENDDDLNWICADEHTNRAFRGLTNAGKSNRGLQNRGKGTEKVRPSNNGE from the coding sequence ATGGCACGAAGCTTCTACTCCCACATCAAGGAGGCATGGAAGAACCCCGGCGACGGTAAACTCGGGGAACTGCAGTGGCAACGCAAACAGGAGTGGCGCAAACAGGGCGCCATCGAGCGCATCGAGCGACCGACGCGACTCGACAAGGCCCGTGAACTCGGCTACAAGGCCAAACAGGGCATCGTCCTCACGCGTGTCTCCGTCCGCAAGGGGACCGCCCGGAAGGAGCGCTTCACCGCCGGTCGGCGGTCCAAGCGCCAGGGCGTCAACCGCATCGGCCGGCGCAAGAACATCCAGCGCATCGGCGAGGAGCGCGTCTCCCGCAAGTACCCCAACCTGCGGGTGCTGGCCAGTTACTGGGTCGGTGAGGACGGCTCCCAGAAGTGGTTCGAAGTGATCCTCGTGGATCCGGAGCACCCGGCGATCGAGAACGACGACGACCTGAACTGGATCTGCGCGGACGAGCACACGAACCGTGCGTTCCGTGGCCTGACCAACGCCGGCAAGTCGAACCGTGGTCTCCAGAACCGCGGCAAGGGCACCGAGAAGGTTCGCCCGTCGAACAACGGCGAGTAA
- a CDS encoding ribbon-helix-helix domain-containing protein has protein sequence MERVTLRIPKQQIDEVEQLVETGEFPNRSEAIRSAVREMINEQNDGRPERAGKRTWAKV, from the coding sequence ATGGAGCGTGTGACACTGCGAATTCCGAAGCAGCAAATCGACGAGGTCGAACAGCTGGTCGAAACGGGCGAGTTTCCGAACCGGAGCGAGGCGATCCGGTCGGCCGTCCGCGAAATGATCAACGAACAGAACGACGGCCGCCCCGAGCGCGCCGGAAAACGAACCTGGGCGAAGGTGTAA
- a CDS encoding DUF7344 domain-containing protein — protein MSSPRWPAVDSSELLTHGDRRQLCSILAASGPLPISVLAERLVDRAGGSTFDDPTSARIALRHNHLPRLRDRGIVDYEPGDEFVSITDQVTFEADDADLVTVVYGSHVAGA, from the coding sequence ATGAGTTCACCTCGCTGGCCGGCCGTCGACAGTTCGGAACTGCTCACCCACGGCGATCGCCGTCAGCTCTGTTCGATTCTGGCTGCGAGCGGGCCGCTGCCGATATCGGTGTTGGCTGAAAGACTGGTCGATCGGGCCGGCGGTAGCACGTTCGACGATCCGACGTCGGCGCGCATCGCGCTCCGTCACAATCACCTTCCGCGGCTTCGCGATCGCGGTATCGTCGACTACGAGCCAGGCGATGAGTTCGTCTCGATCACGGATCAGGTCACGTTTGAAGCTGACGATGCCGATCTCGTCACCGTGGTCTACGGTTCTCACGTCGCCGGGGCGTGA
- a CDS encoding serine/threonine-protein kinase RIO2, with protein sequence MVRNVAPELPDLDAEDFYLLSGVEQGMRFSEWVKREKLPEFSSLTPEEVEYRLERCLKRGLVEKKTIQYEGYTLQFEGYDTLALRALVERDVIGEFGSPLGVGKESDVYEVRSYKPLALKYHREGYTNFRKVAKERDYTSDREHVSWLYTARKAAEREFEILEALYPDVSVPRPIEQNRHAIVMEKMDGVELSRAKLDDDQVVGVLDMLLVELTRGYELGYIHADMSEYNIFVDEGGVTIFDWPQAVPTDHPNADEFLERDVTNLVGYFDRKYPNQLPEWDVPSIAAAVRSGTFDSVQTSQ encoded by the coding sequence ATGGTTCGAAACGTCGCTCCGGAACTTCCCGATCTCGACGCCGAGGACTTCTATCTCCTCTCCGGCGTCGAACAGGGGATGCGGTTTTCGGAGTGGGTCAAACGGGAGAAGCTCCCCGAGTTCAGCAGTCTCACTCCCGAGGAGGTCGAGTACCGACTCGAACGGTGTCTCAAACGCGGCCTCGTCGAGAAGAAGACGATCCAGTACGAGGGCTACACCCTGCAGTTCGAGGGCTACGACACGCTCGCGTTACGAGCACTCGTCGAGCGAGACGTCATCGGTGAGTTCGGCTCACCTCTCGGTGTCGGGAAAGAGAGCGACGTCTACGAGGTCCGCTCGTACAAACCGCTCGCGCTCAAGTACCACCGTGAGGGGTACACGAACTTCCGGAAGGTGGCCAAAGAGCGCGATTACACGTCCGATCGCGAGCACGTCTCCTGGCTGTACACTGCGCGCAAGGCGGCCGAGCGAGAGTTCGAGATTCTGGAGGCGCTCTACCCCGACGTCTCGGTGCCGCGTCCGATCGAACAGAATCGCCACGCGATCGTGATGGAAAAGATGGATGGTGTGGAGCTCTCGCGGGCGAAACTCGACGACGACCAGGTCGTCGGCGTTCTCGACATGCTACTGGTCGAACTCACGCGCGGGTACGAACTGGGGTACATCCACGCGGACATGAGCGAATACAACATCTTCGTCGACGAGGGCGGTGTGACGATCTTCGACTGGCCTCAGGCTGTTCCGACGGATCATCCGAACGCCGACGAGTTTTTAGAACGCGACGTGACCAACCTCGTTGGATACTTCGATCGAAAGTATCCGAACCAGCTTCCGGAGTGGGACGTGCCGTCCATCGCGGCCGCCGTCCGATCTGGGACGTTCGACTCCGTGCAGACCAGTCAGTAG
- a CDS encoding alpha/beta fold hydrolase, whose product MRHRIFNEDGETDLVFCMGWGNRFTHENVSWLVGTLGNAGYRVHAFELPTDITDVMADWVEPVAEYVRDMDGYQLLAHSAGGLVGQAIDGADNHVYLAPFWGYGSLWPDRLLDTVAAVPIETPVLPVTRFDRELLGPRATDHQLATQPRWISPAFVDTTLHAQRELLEIDHDAVVFCSLRDRIVDLAAIGERVPPERVVLYDGGHELFSSDARDQYVDPLLSALDGGADAVKSSSIVEQSA is encoded by the coding sequence ATGCGTCACCGAATCTTCAACGAGGACGGGGAGACGGACCTCGTCTTCTGCATGGGGTGGGGAAACCGATTCACGCACGAGAACGTCAGCTGGCTGGTCGGGACGCTCGGCAACGCGGGCTACCGGGTCCACGCGTTCGAGCTCCCGACGGACATCACGGACGTCATGGCAGACTGGGTCGAGCCGGTCGCCGAGTACGTCCGCGACATGGACGGCTACCAGCTCCTCGCACACAGCGCCGGTGGGCTGGTCGGCCAGGCCATCGACGGGGCCGACAACCACGTCTATCTGGCCCCGTTCTGGGGATACGGCTCGCTGTGGCCCGACCGACTCCTCGATACGGTCGCGGCGGTGCCGATCGAAACGCCCGTCCTTCCCGTCACCCGCTTCGATCGCGAGCTCCTCGGACCGAGAGCGACCGACCATCAGCTCGCGACGCAACCGCGGTGGATCTCGCCGGCGTTCGTCGACACGACGTTGCACGCCCAGCGCGAGCTGCTCGAGATCGATCACGACGCCGTCGTCTTCTGCTCGCTTCGAGACCGCATCGTCGACCTCGCGGCGATCGGCGAGCGAGTGCCACCCGAACGCGTCGTGCTCTACGACGGTGGCCACGAACTGTTCTCGTCGGACGCACGCGACCAGTACGTCGATCCACTCCTCTCGGCGCTCGACGGTGGGGCCGACGCCGTCAAATCGAGTTCGATCGTGGAGCAGTCAGCGTAA
- a CDS encoding DedA family protein, producing MDPLLSVLIAFGFCLFFVIEGLVLGKLLQPAVFYVAYVTFVDPSTVALAVVTCAAALGATIGQWLLYRTFTPTRPPPGARYWSPERLERLPGVLRRWAGKRWVSLVERQIDRFGAYGIAVCTAIPGVRTVVPIIAGVGAQPERGYVIADGAGNLVYMLLLLGAAYGVLGISRLFIGL from the coding sequence ATGGATCCGTTGCTCTCCGTGCTGATCGCGTTCGGTTTCTGTCTGTTCTTCGTGATCGAGGGGCTCGTGCTAGGCAAGTTGCTCCAGCCTGCTGTGTTCTACGTGGCCTACGTAACGTTTGTGGATCCCTCGACCGTCGCCCTGGCGGTCGTGACGTGTGCAGCTGCACTGGGGGCAACGATCGGGCAATGGTTACTCTACCGGACGTTTACGCCGACGAGACCGCCGCCTGGGGCCAGGTACTGGTCACCGGAACGACTCGAACGGCTTCCGGGCGTCCTCCGTAGATGGGCTGGCAAACGATGGGTGTCCCTCGTCGAGCGCCAGATCGACCGATTCGGTGCGTACGGGATCGCCGTCTGCACCGCGATCCCTGGCGTGCGAACGGTCGTGCCGATCATCGCGGGTGTCGGTGCGCAGCCCGAACGCGGCTACGTGATCGCCGACGGCGCGGGGAATCTGGTGTACATGCTACTGCTGCTAGGGGCAGCCTACGGGGTACTCGGAATCAGTCGGCTCTTCATCGGGCTCTGA
- a CDS encoding lipoate--protein ligase family protein, which yields MSELADREWRLIRDEPRDGATQMALEEVAVKTAHEDGVRTVRTYAWEPSTLSLGYRQKAESVDWDYCEREGIDVTRRQTGGGGIYHDRYGDISYTIVAPAEEVPGDLMECYALFCEPILDALDRMGIDADFAERPKASIHQPSCYLRDVNPAHDIVVHTDDGASLKVSGNAQYRRRDAVIQHGSISYDRTPTHHLGVFADHEVTADRFTDRVGSIAAETDLDREACVDHLASALGAWCDADDGEWSSDELWAARDLADRKYDADEWVRNRETKAVTDGGE from the coding sequence ATGAGCGAACTCGCCGACCGGGAGTGGCGGCTGATCCGTGACGAGCCCCGGGACGGGGCGACCCAGATGGCGCTCGAAGAAGTCGCCGTCAAGACGGCCCACGAGGACGGCGTTCGGACCGTCAGAACGTACGCGTGGGAGCCGAGCACGCTCTCGCTTGGCTACCGACAGAAGGCAGAAAGCGTCGACTGGGACTACTGCGAGCGCGAGGGGATCGACGTCACCCGTCGCCAGACCGGCGGTGGCGGGATCTACCACGACCGATACGGGGACATCTCCTACACCATCGTCGCGCCTGCCGAGGAGGTTCCAGGGGACCTGATGGAGTGTTACGCGTTGTTCTGCGAGCCGATCCTCGACGCGCTCGATCGGATGGGCATCGACGCCGACTTCGCCGAACGACCGAAGGCGTCGATCCACCAGCCCTCCTGTTACCTCCGAGACGTCAACCCGGCGCACGATATCGTCGTCCACACCGACGACGGCGCCTCGCTGAAGGTCAGCGGCAACGCCCAGTACCGCCGGCGTGACGCCGTCATCCAGCACGGCTCGATCAGCTACGATCGGACGCCGACACACCACCTCGGCGTCTTCGCCGACCACGAGGTGACGGCGGACCGATTCACCGATCGTGTCGGGAGTATCGCGGCCGAGACCGACCTCGACCGCGAGGCGTGTGTCGATCACCTCGCGAGCGCCCTCGGAGCGTGGTGCGATGCCGACGATGGCGAGTGGTCGAGCGACGAACTGTGGGCGGCGCGCGATCTGGCCGACCGGAAGTACGACGCCGACGAGTGGGTCCGAAACCGGGAGACGAAAGCGGTCACCGACGGCGGCGAGTGA
- a CDS encoding aminopeptidase — MDSRVEDHARIIADHSVDIQPGDEVLIQAPAAADELVVALHEEIGARGAFPLVMGTNSSATRAFMRAMDPDAYDDPPQAMLAMWDELDAIINIGGHENTYERSDIDPETNTAFATLMQPLSEKMTEKRWVTTQYPAPADAQAAEMSTEAYEDFVWDAVNKDWEAVREYQAQLVDILESGSEVRIVSGDSTDVTMRIDDMIVQNDYAEKNLPGGEVYTAPIPDSVEGEVLFDKPLMAQGREVSDVRLRFEGGEIVDHDAGKNEDALAAILDTDPGARRLGELGIGMNRDIDRFTTNMLFDEKMGDTVHMAIGRAYEETVPDDHERNDSAIHLDMIVDMSEDSHIEVDGERIQENGTFEFEE; from the coding sequence ATGGATTCCAGAGTCGAGGATCACGCACGCATCATCGCTGACCACTCCGTGGATATCCAACCCGGGGACGAAGTACTCATCCAGGCACCGGCCGCCGCCGACGAGCTGGTCGTCGCGCTCCACGAGGAAATCGGGGCACGTGGAGCCTTTCCTCTCGTGATGGGAACCAACAGCAGCGCAACTCGCGCCTTTATGCGAGCGATGGACCCGGACGCGTACGACGACCCACCGCAGGCCATGCTCGCGATGTGGGACGAACTCGACGCGATCATCAACATCGGGGGACACGAGAACACCTACGAGCGTAGCGACATCGATCCGGAGACGAACACCGCGTTTGCGACGCTCATGCAGCCGCTGTCCGAGAAGATGACCGAAAAGCGGTGGGTGACCACCCAGTACCCCGCTCCGGCTGACGCACAGGCCGCCGAAATGAGCACTGAAGCCTACGAAGACTTCGTCTGGGACGCCGTCAACAAGGACTGGGAGGCCGTTCGCGAGTACCAAGCACAGCTCGTCGACATTCTCGAGTCGGGAAGCGAGGTGCGCATCGTCAGCGGGGACAGTACCGACGTGACGATGCGCATCGACGACATGATCGTCCAGAACGACTACGCCGAGAAGAACCTGCCTGGCGGCGAGGTGTACACGGCGCCCATCCCCGACAGCGTCGAAGGCGAGGTCCTGTTCGACAAGCCGCTCATGGCCCAGGGCCGAGAGGTTAGTGACGTCCGACTCCGATTCGAAGGGGGCGAGATCGTCGATCACGACGCTGGCAAGAACGAAGACGCGTTAGCAGCGATCCTCGACACCGACCCCGGCGCGCGGCGGCTGGGCGAACTCGGCATCGGGATGAATCGCGACATCGACCGGTTCACCACGAACATGCTGTTCGACGAGAAGATGGGCGACACCGTCCACATGGCCATCGGGCGCGCCTACGAGGAGACGGTTCCCGACGATCACGAGCGCAACGACTCCGCGATCCACCTCGACATGATCGTCGACATGAGCGAGGACTCACACATCGAGGTCGACGGAGAGCGCATCCAGGAGAACGGAACCTTCGAATTCGAGGAGTGA
- the ncsA gene encoding tRNA 2-thiolation protein NcsA, giving the protein MDCDRCGADAVMHAAYSGAHLCGDHLSASIEKRVRRRVRRDELIPREASPENPQTWVIGLSGGKDSVVLTQILHDTFADDPRIELVGLTIHEGIEGYRDKSVDACVELTADLDIRHELVSYEDEFGVRMDDVVEDDPENMAACAYCGVFRRDLLSRYAEELGADLLFTGHNLDDEAQTALMNFLEGDVGQIAKHFDASLGPLPDREDQDDFVARAKPLRDVPEKEVALYAHLNDLPAHITECPHASEAYRGEIQGLLYDLEERHPGTRHSIMAGYEELADVAATEYGEDGDVELTDCPQCGSTTSVTGDRCRKCTLLDALA; this is encoded by the coding sequence ATGGATTGCGATCGATGTGGCGCGGACGCGGTCATGCACGCCGCGTACTCGGGGGCACACCTCTGTGGCGATCACCTCAGCGCGTCGATCGAGAAACGCGTCAGACGACGCGTGCGCCGGGACGAACTGATTCCACGCGAAGCCAGCCCTGAAAACCCGCAAACGTGGGTCATCGGCCTCTCCGGCGGGAAGGACAGCGTCGTCCTCACACAAATCCTCCACGACACGTTCGCCGACGACCCGCGGATCGAGCTGGTCGGTCTGACGATTCACGAAGGGATCGAAGGCTACCGCGACAAGAGCGTCGACGCCTGTGTCGAACTGACAGCCGACCTCGACATCCGACACGAGCTGGTGAGCTACGAGGACGAGTTCGGCGTCCGGATGGACGACGTCGTCGAGGACGATCCCGAAAACATGGCCGCCTGCGCCTACTGCGGTGTCTTCCGGCGTGACCTCCTCTCGCGGTACGCCGAGGAACTCGGCGCCGACCTCCTGTTTACGGGACACAACCTGGACGACGAGGCCCAGACCGCCCTCATGAACTTCCTCGAGGGCGACGTCGGCCAGATCGCGAAGCACTTCGACGCGAGTCTCGGGCCACTTCCAGATCGCGAAGACCAGGACGACTTCGTCGCCCGGGCGAAACCCCTGCGCGACGTCCCCGAGAAGGAAGTCGCCCTCTACGCCCACCTGAACGATCTGCCCGCCCACATCACGGAGTGTCCCCACGCGAGCGAAGCCTACCGCGGCGAGATCCAGGGACTCCTGTACGATCTGGAAGAACGCCATCCCGGGACCCGCCACTCGATCATGGCCGGGTACGAGGAACTGGCCGACGTGGCCGCGACGGAGTACGGCGAAGACGGCGATGTCGAACTCACCGACTGTCCGCAGTGTGGCTCGACGACCTCCGTCACCGGCGACCGCTGTCGCAAGTGTACGCTGCTGGACGCGCTCGCGTAA